The genomic stretch AAATAGTAAGACCCGTTTTGCTAAAAGTAGTGATTGGTTAATCAAAAAAGTGATTGATGAAGATGACGTATTAAGAGAAGCGATCGCCTTATTATTAAAAGAAGAAGTTCCGCAAAAATGGATTATTAAGGAAGTTTTAGGCTACGATAGTAAAGATTATGATGCAGGTAGAGAACGGTTTCATAAATTAATGGAGAAATTATGAATTATGAATTATGAATTATGAATTATGAATTAATATTTCCACAGGTATATTAGCTGTCAAGGGTCTTAATAATATGATTTTTGATGCTAATTACTCTCAATCAAAAGAAGGCTCAAAATCCTGGTAAAGTGTTAGCAGATATCACTGATTTTACACAAGGAGAAGATAAAACTATTGCAGAAGGTTGACGCAGTTTTAATCATGATGTATTAACTGTTCAAAAAGCGGGAAAAGCTAATCTAAAAATTTCTGATCTAGAGGTCTTAGCTTTTGCTATTGAAGAAAATTATCCAGAAGATATCAGAGATCAGAATTGTTTAATTTTAGGTTATGGTGATAAGGAAAGGATTTAACACTGTTAAATCCCTACAATTATCTGATAAATCACCATAGTAAACCCCTTAAAAAGTTCTTTAAACTAACAGTTTGACAAATTTGCATTTTTTTGGTATTATGAAATGTAAGATAGGATAAATGTGTGTGTTAAAACGCAAGTTCGCGGGTGAAAGCGATCGCCTAAAGGTTTAGGCCTATTCTCTAGATAAAATAAGATGATGGATAATCCAGACATCACAATTATTACTACAGAGACATTTGAAAAGTGGCTTAGTAGTATTGCTGATATTAGAAGCCGTAGAAAAATAATTCTACGAATTCAAAGACTAAAAGTTGGTAATTTTGGTGACTACAAATCTGTTGGAAAAGAAATATTAGAATTAAGGATTCATCATGGCCCTGGGTATAGAGTATATTTTAGTAAGAAAGGAAATGTTTTAGTAATTCTCCTTAGTGGTGGCGATAAAGACTCACAAAAAACAGATATCAAAAAAGCCCAACAAATTTGGCAGGAGATCAAAGATGAAATTGAGAAACTTTGATGAATTTATCGAAGAAGAATTACAGGATTCTGAGTTTGCTTCTGCTTATCTTCAGGAAGCTTTAGAAGAAGGTGGTATACCTCTATTTTTAATTGCACTCAAGCAGATAGTCCAAGCAAAAAAAGGATTAACAAATGTTGCTCAAGAAACAGGTTTAGGAATAGAAAACCTCAATAAAAACCTTTCAGAACAGGGAAATCCTCATCTATTAACTATTGAAAAAGTTTTAAAATCAATTGGCATGAAACTTACTATTAGCCCCGAATAAATTAATAAATAAAAACTCTTAAAAAGTTGTTTAAACTAACAGTTTGACAAATTTGCATTTTTTTGGTATTATTAAATGTAAGATAGGATAGTTGTGTGTGTTAAAACGCAAGTTCACGGGTGGAAGCGATCGCCATAAAATTCAACCCTTTGTCTTGAGGGAGTAGATGAATCATCGATGAGGTTATATTGTCCAATGACAGGGATATACCAGGATTAGACAAACCTTTTAGTTTACCGCAAGGAATTTCCCCTGAACCTGAAGCAACAAAAGCAATGAACCAAATGAGCTTTGGTTTAGGTACGGATTGTTCAGAAATTGCGGAAAATATCTTAATAGCGACAGGAGGTAAAGGAAAAATATTAAGAGTCGAACCTGTAGAGGGTTATAGGTTAACCTTATTAGAAGGGGATAAACTAGAAGAAAATTTATTTATTTATCATGAAGTTTATACCGATGGTTATTATATTTTCGACCCCAGATTAAATCCTTATCCAATCTTCTTAGAAGAATGGGAAACATTAATTAAATTCCTCAATCCTCAAGCTAAGATAACATGAAAACTATCACTGGATTAGAAATATTAGAAATTCTCGAAATATTAGGAGAATTAGAATGGGTTAGATGTAGTGCAACCAGAGGAAAAGCAGACAGATTAGAACGTTCTCCCTTTGTTGTTTGGCGATATAAAACCCGTGATATTAATTTAGAATCTTTACTGATTAAAGCTGTAGAATCTTTTCGAGGTAATGTGGAATGGGAGATTAAGTTTACGGGAAAAAATTGGCTCATCGCACCTAAATTACTAGAAAAATTCCAACAAGAAAGAGACTATAAAAAAGACGTTGATGCTCTTAAAGCTATATCGATTGAGTTTCCCGAATTTTGTCAACAAGCGAATGAAGATGTTCCAGCTTTGGCGGCTAAAATTAAAGAAACTACGGAAAAAATTGATACTTTCAAACCGTTAAAAAGTTGTTTAAACTAATAGATTGACAAATTTGCCTTTTTTTTGTATTCTGTAATGTAAGATAGAATAGGTGTGTGTTAAAACGCGGGTCCACGGGTGGAAGCGTAACCATCATAATAATTTATTAACCAGTTTAAAATCATCCAATCAAGATGTATGTCCGATGAGATTTTGAGAAAAGTCAGACAAGCCGCAGACAAGCGCATCCTCTTTCTTCCTCATACCATTCAACAAATGTCTCGTCCAGATCGAATGATAACAACTCAAGAAATTGAAACAGTGATAAAAAGGGGAGAGTTGATAGAAAATTATCCAGAAGATATCAGAGGTCAGAGTTGTTTAATTTTAGGTTATGGTGATAAGGAAAGGAACATTCATGTTGTTTGTTCTCCCAAAGAAGACTATTTGGTAATTATTACGGCCTATTTACCTGATCCTAATCAATGGTCGTCAGATTTTAAAAGGAGATTACGAAAATGAAATGTATGTATTGTCAAGGAAAAATGGAAAAATCAACTGCTCCTTTGTCTCTTAATCGCAAAGGCTATCATATTCACTGGGATGCTATAGAAGCTTGGGTTTGTTCTCAATGTTGTGAAGCTTATTTTGAAGCAAAAGAAGTTGATACAATTCAAAAGGCTTTATCTGCTTTAGAACAAGAAAGTGAAGGATTCTTAAAAGTCTAACAATTTTCGCTACAGAAATCTTTGAAACTTGGCTTCGTAATCAATCATCGATAATTTGTAGTGACATAATACCATTTCAGTTACCAGTTACCAGTTACCAGTTATCAATGATTTGTAAGGACATAATACCATTATGTCCTTAGCCATAAATAAGGATAGGATTTAACAGTGTTAAACCCCTACAATTATCTGATAAATCACCATAGTAAACCTCTTAAAAAGTTATTTAAACTAACAGTTTGACAAATTTGCATTTTTTTGGTATTATGAAATGTAAGATAGGATGGGTGTGTGTGTTAAAACGCAAGTTCGCGGGTGAAAGCGATCGCACAAAAGTAAAACAATATTATTGATAAGTAAATCTGAGTATTTCTCGTTATGGTGTAAATTGATCTATGTCTGTCACCGATATTAATAATCTTCAAGGCCAAATTCTACAAACAATTCAGACTTTATCCAGAGAACAACAGCAAAAAGTCCTTAAGTTTGTGCAATCTTTACAAAGAAATTCCCTGTATGAGAAGTGG from Aphanothece sacrum FPU1 encodes the following:
- a CDS encoding type II toxin-antitoxin system RelE/ParE family toxin — protein: MMDNPDITIITTETFEKWLSSIADIRSRRKIILRIQRLKVGNFGDYKSVGKEILELRIHHGPGYRVYFSKKGNVLVILLSGGDKDSQKTDIKKAQQIWQEIKDEIEKL
- a CDS encoding addiction module antidote protein, whose protein sequence is MKLRNFDEFIEEELQDSEFASAYLQEALEEGGIPLFLIALKQIVQAKKGLTNVAQETGLGIENLNKNLSEQGNPHLLTIEKVLKSIGMKLTISPE
- a CDS encoding DUF4258 domain-containing protein codes for the protein MSDEILRKVRQAADKRILFLPHTIQQMSRPDRMITTQEIETVIKRGELIENYPEDIRGQSCLILGYGDKERNIHVVCSPKEDYLVIITAYLPDPNQWSSDFKRRLRK
- a CDS encoding YgiT-type zinc finger protein, which encodes MKCMYCQGKMEKSTAPLSLNRKGYHIHWDAIEAWVCSQCCEAYFEAKEVDTIQKALSALEQESEGFLKV